In the genome of Longimicrobiaceae bacterium, one region contains:
- a CDS encoding NAD(P)-binding domain-containing protein: MSPSPRSTTSGVALKTEIVVIGAGQAGLSAAYHLKRRGLKPHREYEVLDSSPEPGGAWQYRWPSLTLSTVNRIHDLPGMRFSEVVEDGALDVQASVAVPRYFAEYEKRFELPVYRPVTVRVVCERDGRFRLETDRIEFSARGIINATGTWESPNIPEIPGAEKFRGRRLHTRDYRTPEEFEGQHVIVVGAGISAIQLLDEISRVTRTTWVTRRPPKFLDVPFDEELGRQAVALVEDRVRRGLPPGSVVSATGIPLTPAIEAMRARGVLERLPMFSEITEDGVRWPDGTELKADVILWCTGFRSSLDHLAPLMLREPNGGIVMTGRLATQVAKDPRIHLVGYGPSASTIGANRAGRAAVEELLSTLGLAGEKAAACGS; encoded by the coding sequence ATGTCCCCCTCGCCACGCAGCACCACTTCGGGCGTCGCCCTTAAAACCGAGATCGTCGTGATCGGAGCGGGACAGGCGGGCCTCTCCGCGGCGTATCACTTGAAGAGGCGTGGCCTGAAGCCGCACCGGGAGTACGAGGTGCTCGACTCGTCCCCGGAGCCGGGCGGTGCCTGGCAGTACCGCTGGCCCTCGCTGACGCTGAGCACCGTCAACCGGATCCACGATCTTCCGGGGATGCGCTTCTCCGAGGTGGTGGAAGACGGCGCACTCGATGTCCAGGCCAGCGTCGCGGTACCGCGCTACTTTGCCGAGTACGAGAAGAGGTTCGAGCTACCCGTCTACCGCCCGGTGACGGTGCGGGTGGTATGTGAGCGTGACGGCCGCTTCCGGTTGGAGACCGACCGGATCGAGTTCTCCGCCCGGGGGATCATCAACGCCACCGGCACCTGGGAGAGCCCGAACATCCCCGAAATTCCTGGAGCGGAGAAGTTCCGAGGCCGCCGGCTACACACGCGGGACTACCGCACACCAGAGGAGTTCGAAGGCCAGCACGTGATCGTCGTGGGCGCGGGGATCTCCGCAATCCAGCTCCTCGACGAGATCTCGCGGGTCACCCGCACGACCTGGGTCACCCGACGCCCACCGAAGTTCCTCGATGTTCCCTTCGATGAAGAGTTGGGGCGTCAGGCAGTGGCGCTGGTGGAAGATCGCGTGCGTCGGGGGCTCCCACCCGGTTCGGTGGTTTCCGCCACCGGAATCCCACTAACCCCGGCGATCGAAGCGATGCGGGCACGGGGCGTCCTGGAGCGGCTGCCGATGTTCAGCGAGATCACCGAGGACGGCGTTCGTTGGCCGGACGGCACGGAGCTGAAGGCCGACGTGATCCTCTGGTGCACGGGTTTCCGCAGTTCCCTGGACCACCTGGCGCCGCTGATGCTGCGCGAACCGAATGGCGGGATCGTGATGACCGGACGACTCGCTACCCAGGTGGCCAAGGATCCACGGATCCACCTGGTCGGCTACGGTCCCTCCGCGTCGACCATCGGAGCGAATCGGGCGGGGCGCGCGGCGGTGGAGGAGCTCCTCAGCACCCTCGGTCTGGCGGGTGAGAAGGCCGCTGCGTGCGGGAGCTGA
- a CDS encoding sulfatase, which produces MLRLRLLLTPILAALCIPGIAEAQQQTSGAQEGPSAARQRMNVLLITIDDLRPQLGSYGDSLVRSPNLDRLAAEGLVFLRQYVQVPTCGASRYALLTGRRPRTPAHLSNEAFVELLPREEGDRPESLVHHFRRAGYRTVGIGKISHYPDGRVRAYDGSGDGRLEMPFSWDEMEGPIGRWGSAWNAFFGYGDGSSRNVRKTGRPAFEVAEVADDALPDGMTAEAAVRKLGELAAAEEPFFLAVGFFKPHLPFVAPRRYWEMYDPSAIPISPNPEAPVGVNRRSLHDSNELFRNYDSHPQRGGAGVRISDDYARTLRHAYLASVSYVDAQVGRVLAELDRLALRDNTIVIVWGDHGWHLGDHTIWGKHTTFERSLHSPLIMRVPGMIDPGRSTDAIVEAVDLYPTLAELCGLSTPEGLDGQSFAKAFSDPAFRSDGLAYGYSQGRTTLRTDRFRITEYVDGEPRVELYDHAVDPLETRNVAASHPEVVRELLPILRRHAPRADRRPQ; this is translated from the coding sequence ATGCTCCGTCTTCGCCTCCTCCTCACCCCCATCCTGGCGGCCCTCTGCATCCCGGGAATAGCCGAGGCTCAGCAGCAGACGTCCGGAGCCCAGGAGGGCCCGTCCGCGGCTCGGCAGCGCATGAACGTGCTGCTGATCACCATCGACGACCTGCGGCCGCAGCTGGGCAGCTACGGGGATTCGCTCGTACGCTCCCCCAACCTCGATCGCCTCGCTGCCGAAGGGCTGGTCTTCCTGCGCCAGTACGTGCAGGTACCCACCTGCGGAGCCTCGCGCTACGCACTGCTCACCGGAAGGCGGCCGAGGACGCCCGCTCACCTGAGCAACGAGGCGTTCGTCGAGCTGCTTCCGCGCGAAGAGGGCGACCGGCCGGAATCGCTGGTCCATCACTTCAGGCGGGCGGGGTACCGGACGGTGGGGATCGGGAAGATCAGCCACTACCCCGACGGGCGTGTCCGCGCTTACGACGGCTCGGGTGACGGCCGGCTGGAGATGCCTTTCAGCTGGGACGAGATGGAGGGGCCGATAGGGCGATGGGGGAGCGCCTGGAATGCCTTCTTCGGCTACGGCGACGGCAGCAGTCGCAATGTTCGCAAGACGGGACGTCCGGCCTTCGAGGTCGCCGAGGTCGCGGACGACGCGCTACCGGACGGGATGACCGCCGAAGCTGCCGTCCGCAAGCTGGGCGAGCTGGCCGCCGCGGAGGAGCCTTTCTTCCTCGCGGTCGGCTTCTTCAAGCCCCACCTCCCCTTCGTCGCCCCGCGGCGCTACTGGGAGATGTATGACCCCTCCGCCATCCCCATCTCCCCCAACCCCGAAGCTCCGGTTGGGGTGAACCGCCGTAGCCTGCACGACAGCAACGAGCTCTTCCGCAACTACGATTCACACCCGCAGCGAGGAGGCGCGGGCGTCCGCATCTCGGATGACTATGCCCGGACCCTCCGCCACGCGTACCTCGCCTCCGTCAGCTACGTCGACGCGCAGGTGGGGCGGGTGCTCGCCGAGCTCGATCGCCTGGCGCTACGGGACAACACCATCGTCATCGTCTGGGGCGATCACGGCTGGCACCTGGGGGATCACACCATCTGGGGCAAGCACACCACCTTCGAGCGCTCGCTGCACAGCCCGCTGATCATGCGCGTCCCGGGAATGATCGATCCCGGTCGGTCCACGGACGCCATCGTCGAAGCGGTGGACCTCTACCCCACCCTGGCGGAGTTGTGCGGGCTGAGCACACCCGAAGGACTGGACGGGCAGAGCTTCGCGAAGGCCTTCAGCGATCCGGCGTTCCGAAGCGACGGTCTCGCCTATGGCTACTCTCAGGGACGAACCACCCTGCGGACCGACCGCTTCCGGATTACCGAGTATGTCGACGGGGAACCGCGGGTCGAGCTGTACGATCACGCGGTCGATCCGCTGGAGACGCGCAACGTGGCCGCGTCTCACCCGGAAGTCGTGCGCGAGCTCCTGCCGATCCTGCGGCGGCATGCACCGCGAGCGGACAGGCGCCCACAATAG
- a CDS encoding DUF5916 domain-containing protein, translating to MTYQFRLPRSGSLMVAALLLAGTPAAAQHGAPPPLAHAVPLDGPITLDGRLDEEIWRTATPITEFTQLDPNEGERVSERTEVYIAFDREAIYVAARLQDSGPVSRRLARRDAAVNDSDWFSVAFDSYHDHLTAYRFWVNPDGVRRDEMLTSGGSRSATTTSSTGSAGTGSSFLERGGQPDASWEPVWAAATEVSDSGWTAELRIPFSQLRFGREEVQTWGLQLERRIARKQEQAFFAHTPKNQPAGVALFGHLEGVRVASGSRPLEVAPYALGRVMRRPASLASDQSVDFVNPFSDRSEATLGMGADIKYRVTSNFTLDAALNPDFGQVELDPAVVNLTAFETRFDEKRPFFVEGAEIMRFGTSVLGNPEGGPPQLVYSRRIGRAPQLDVPGSAVYWDGPETTTILGAAKLTGRTSNGWSVGVLEAVTEHEKALFVDADGTRQEAVVEPLANYLAGRVRRDLDGGRTTIGVLATAVNRRLDERTEATFLRSSAYTGGIDFRTESTDRVWSIFGSISGSHIRGTPEAIGAAQRASARYFQRPDADHLEFDPEATSLSGYRVQVDAGKRAGTWIWNVALTATSPGYEINDIGFQLNSDRILVDPNITYEQNRPGRFFRRWSLRFGPDFDFNYGGNLIRAISMLTFQSQLHNYWNGSLRLHYIAPVMSDRLTRGGPLARLPGGFLAGATLGTDPRKPYVLDAGLTYTRDSADMYETEASLGLRVKPAENWDIQVGPNLNVTHLPAQYVTTVVDPTAERTFGSRYVFAGLDQTTLGIETRLNVTFTPTLSLEMYAQPFFSSNDFGALKELRAPRTFDFLVYGQDTGTAEPEDGARTVVDPDGPGPAPSFVVDDRDFNLNSLRGNAVLRWEWRQGSTLFLVWQQDRAGRLGALDGKRLSRRVGDFDVRTSIDDLFGTRPTNVLVLKVSYWLNP from the coding sequence ATGACCTATCAGTTCCGGCTGCCGCGGTCCGGCAGCCTCATGGTCGCCGCGCTCCTCCTGGCCGGCACTCCCGCGGCGGCGCAGCACGGTGCACCGCCACCCCTGGCGCACGCGGTGCCGCTCGACGGCCCGATCACCCTCGACGGACGGCTCGACGAGGAGATCTGGAGGACGGCCACGCCCATCACGGAGTTCACCCAGCTCGATCCGAACGAGGGCGAACGGGTCAGCGAGCGCACGGAGGTCTACATCGCTTTCGACCGGGAAGCGATCTACGTCGCCGCGCGTCTGCAGGATAGCGGACCGGTGTCACGGCGGCTGGCGCGGCGAGACGCCGCCGTCAACGACTCCGACTGGTTCAGCGTGGCCTTCGACAGCTACCACGACCATCTGACCGCCTACCGCTTCTGGGTCAACCCCGACGGCGTGCGTCGCGATGAGATGCTGACCAGCGGGGGAAGCCGGAGCGCAACCACGACGAGCAGTACCGGGAGCGCCGGTACCGGCAGCTCCTTCCTGGAGCGCGGCGGGCAGCCCGACGCGAGCTGGGAGCCGGTGTGGGCGGCAGCTACCGAGGTGAGCGACTCAGGCTGGACGGCCGAGCTGCGCATCCCCTTCAGCCAGCTACGTTTCGGTCGGGAGGAGGTGCAGACCTGGGGGCTGCAGCTGGAGCGTCGCATCGCCCGTAAGCAGGAGCAGGCCTTCTTCGCTCACACGCCCAAGAACCAGCCGGCCGGCGTGGCGCTCTTCGGGCACCTCGAAGGCGTGCGCGTGGCCTCGGGTAGCCGTCCCCTCGAGGTCGCGCCCTACGCTCTGGGTCGCGTGATGCGTCGGCCGGCCTCCCTCGCCTCCGACCAGAGCGTCGATTTCGTCAACCCGTTCTCAGACCGCTCCGAAGCCACTCTGGGCATGGGAGCGGACATCAAGTACCGGGTGACGTCGAACTTCACGCTCGATGCGGCTTTGAATCCCGATTTCGGGCAGGTGGAGCTCGACCCCGCGGTGGTCAACCTCACAGCTTTCGAGACGCGGTTCGACGAGAAGCGCCCCTTCTTCGTGGAGGGCGCCGAGATCATGCGTTTCGGTACCTCCGTGCTGGGCAACCCCGAGGGCGGACCGCCGCAGCTCGTGTATTCCCGCCGGATCGGGAGGGCGCCGCAACTCGACGTTCCAGGCAGCGCCGTCTACTGGGACGGCCCGGAGACGACTACCATCCTGGGTGCAGCCAAGCTGACCGGACGCACCTCCAACGGTTGGTCGGTCGGGGTCCTCGAAGCCGTGACCGAGCACGAGAAGGCGTTGTTCGTCGACGCGGACGGGACGCGTCAGGAAGCGGTGGTGGAGCCCCTGGCTAACTACCTGGCGGGAAGGGTTCGCCGCGACCTCGACGGCGGCCGCACCACCATCGGAGTGCTGGCCACCGCGGTGAACCGCCGTCTGGATGAGCGGACCGAGGCCACCTTCCTACGCTCCTCGGCCTACACAGGCGGGATCGACTTCCGTACCGAGAGCACGGATCGCGTCTGGTCGATCTTCGGCTCGATTTCGGGCAGCCATATCCGTGGAACGCCCGAGGCGATCGGCGCGGCCCAGCGGGCCAGCGCCCGGTACTTCCAGCGCCCGGACGCCGATCACCTCGAGTTCGATCCGGAGGCAACATCGCTTTCCGGCTATCGGGTGCAGGTCGACGCGGGGAAGCGGGCGGGCACCTGGATCTGGAATGTCGCGCTGACCGCGACCAGCCCGGGGTACGAGATCAACGACATCGGCTTCCAGCTGAACTCCGACCGGATCCTCGTCGACCCCAACATCACCTACGAGCAGAACCGGCCGGGAAGGTTTTTCCGTCGGTGGAGCCTGCGATTCGGCCCCGACTTCGATTTCAACTATGGCGGGAACCTGATCCGCGCCATCTCCATGCTCACCTTCCAGTCGCAATTGCACAATTACTGGAACGGGAGCCTGCGACTCCACTACATCGCTCCGGTGATGAGCGACCGCCTGACGCGCGGTGGCCCGCTGGCGCGCCTCCCGGGCGGATTTCTGGCGGGTGCTACGTTGGGGACCGATCCGCGCAAGCCGTACGTGCTGGACGCCGGCCTCACCTACACCCGCGATTCGGCCGACATGTACGAGACGGAGGCCAGCCTGGGTCTGCGCGTCAAGCCCGCCGAGAACTGGGACATCCAGGTGGGGCCGAACCTGAACGTCACCCACCTGCCGGCACAGTACGTCACCACGGTGGTGGATCCGACGGCGGAGCGCACCTTCGGCAGCCGCTACGTCTTCGCGGGACTGGACCAGACCACGCTGGGGATCGAGACGCGCCTGAACGTGACCTTCACGCCCACGCTCTCGCTGGAGATGTACGCGCAGCCCTTCTTCTCCAGCAACGACTTCGGCGCGCTGAAGGAGCTGCGGGCGCCGCGCACCTTCGACTTCCTGGTGTACGGCCAGGACACCGGCACGGCCGAGCCAGAGGATGGGGCGCGAACGGTGGTGGACCCGGATGGCCCGGGGCCGGCCCCGAGCTTCGTGGTCGACGACCGCGACTTCAACCTCAACTCGCTGCGCGGCAACGCGGTGCTCCGCTGGGAGTGGCGCCAGGGCAGCACACTCTTCCTGGTCTGGCAGCAGGACCGCGCTGGTCGCCTGGGCGCCCTCGACGGCAAGCGCCTGAGCCGCCGCGTCGGCGACTTCGACGTGCGTACGAGCATCGACGACCTGTTCGGTACGCGGCCCACCAACGTGCTCGTACTCAAGGTCAGCTACTGGCTCAATCCGTAA
- a CDS encoding ring-cleaving dioxygenase yields MAESAPAPIAGIHHITAICGDPQRNVDFYSGVLGLRLVKKTVNFDDPGTYHLYYGDALGSPGTIMTFFAWILPPGVTARARQGAGQITATPFHIPRDSLDYWIDRLASAAVDFEGPHARFDEQVLALRDPDGLPLELVARAGGATPAPWPEGPIPVEHAIRGFAGATLCSDGYERTAALLEGPLGFRSIGREGTRFRFQVGEGDEAALIDLHCQPEGEPGRMGIGAVHHIAWRVRSDNDQVLWREVLVEAGLDVTPVLDRQYFRSIYFREPGGVLFEIATDPPGFTFDESPAELGSQLKLPPWLEPRRERLMAILPPLRSAR; encoded by the coding sequence ATGGCCGAGTCTGCACCGGCTCCGATTGCAGGCATCCATCACATCACCGCCATCTGCGGCGATCCGCAACGGAATGTGGACTTCTACTCGGGGGTTCTGGGTCTGCGGCTGGTGAAGAAGACGGTCAACTTCGACGACCCGGGCACCTATCACCTCTATTATGGCGACGCCCTGGGCTCCCCCGGGACAATTATGACCTTCTTCGCCTGGATCCTTCCCCCGGGGGTGACCGCCCGCGCACGTCAGGGCGCCGGCCAGATCACCGCCACGCCCTTCCACATTCCGCGAGACTCTCTCGACTACTGGATCGATCGGCTTGCCTCCGCGGCCGTCGACTTCGAGGGGCCGCATGCCCGCTTCGACGAGCAGGTGCTCGCGCTGCGCGACCCCGACGGACTGCCACTGGAGCTCGTCGCCCGAGCGGGTGGGGCGACGCCCGCGCCCTGGCCCGAGGGACCGATACCCGTCGAGCACGCGATCCGGGGCTTCGCCGGGGCTACCCTGTGCAGCGACGGCTATGAGCGGACAGCCGCGCTGCTGGAAGGACCCTTGGGCTTCCGCAGCATCGGGCGGGAGGGCACGCGCTTCCGCTTTCAGGTGGGAGAAGGTGACGAGGCAGCCCTGATCGACCTGCACTGCCAGCCCGAGGGTGAACCGGGGCGCATGGGGATCGGCGCCGTGCACCACATCGCCTGGCGGGTACGATCGGACAACGACCAGGTCCTCTGGAGAGAGGTGCTGGTGGAGGCCGGGTTGGACGTGACGCCCGTGCTCGACCGGCAGTACTTCAGATCCATCTACTTCCGGGAGCCGGGTGGCGTGCTCTTCGAGATCGCTACCGACCCGCCGGGCTTCACCTTCGATGAATCACCCGCGGAGCTAGGGAGCCAGCTCAAGCTGCCGCCGTGGCTGGAGCCGCGGCGCGAGCGGCTGATGGCGATCCTGCCGCCCCTGCGGAGCGCTCGATAA
- a CDS encoding CheR family methyltransferase — protein MDALSRRAAGGGGLRALCARSRARARSAIVVASATPSRPRCLPLPPLLRARTGKEGVRAWCVGCATGEEAYSLAIVLLEATMRLEPAPQIQVFASDLHERSIERARQGFYPGDIEAEVSPERLRRFFVREDGGYRVRKEVRERVTFAPHDLLTDPPFSRLDLISCRNLLIYLQRDAQRDVLELFHCALRPEGLLVFGSSESVEGSDLFRSESKRHCIYPKRNVGAASDERRPWYLTGVRPYRSSSDRIEGVVITFVDITSRKQAEEALRESEERFRLFGEASTNVIWMRSADTSGWAYVWRRRSTGWCRKRSPTWRSTPTRRA, from the coding sequence GTGGACGCGCTGTCGCGACGGGCTGCGGGCGGTGGGGGCCTGCGGGCGCTCTGCGCGAGGTCGAGGGCGAGGGCACGGTCCGCTATCGTTGTCGCGTCGGCCACGCCTTCTCGCCCCAGGTGCTTGCCGCTGCCGCCGTTGCTGCGGGCGCGGACCGGGAAGGAGGGAGTGAGAGCCTGGTGCGTCGGGTGTGCGACCGGAGAGGAGGCGTATTCGCTCGCGATCGTCCTGCTGGAGGCGACCATGCGCCTCGAGCCAGCCCCCCAGATCCAGGTATTCGCCTCCGATCTGCACGAGAGATCCATCGAGCGGGCCCGCCAGGGCTTCTATCCTGGTGACATCGAGGCGGAGGTGAGTCCGGAGCGACTGCGACGCTTCTTCGTCCGCGAGGACGGCGGCTACCGCGTACGGAAGGAGGTGCGCGAACGGGTGACCTTCGCCCCGCATGATCTCCTGACCGATCCGCCCTTCTCGCGCCTCGACCTGATCAGTTGCCGGAACCTCCTCATCTACCTCCAGCGCGACGCTCAGCGTGACGTCCTCGAGCTGTTTCACTGCGCCCTGCGTCCCGAGGGGCTGCTCGTCTTCGGTAGTTCCGAGTCCGTGGAGGGCTCGGACCTCTTCCGATCCGAGAGCAAGCGGCACTGCATCTACCCAAAGCGGAATGTCGGCGCCGCGAGCGACGAGCGCCGGCCGTGGTACCTGACCGGAGTACGGCCCTACCGGAGCTCGTCCGACCGCATCGAGGGCGTGGTGATCACCTTTGTCGACATCACCTCCCGAAAGCAGGCAGAGGAGGCGCTGCGGGAGAGCGAGGAGCGCTTCCGGCTCTTCGGTGAGGCCTCGACCAACGTGATCTGGATGCGCAGCGCCGACACATCGGGCTGGGCGTACGTGTGGAGACGACGCTCTACCGGGTGGTGCAGGAAGCGCTCACCAACGTGGCGAAGCACGCCGACGCGACGAGCGTGA
- a CDS encoding ATP-binding protein has translation MAKHADATSVSVVLEKRDRHVQAIVEDNGARFDVELTLASPEKAKRLGLRGMRERVALLGGELEIESSPGQGTTLYIRLPATGSKE, from the coding sequence GTGGCGAAGCACGCCGACGCGACGAGCGTGAGCGTCGTTCTCGAGAAACGCGATCGCCACGTGCAGGCCATCGTCGAGGACAACGGCGCGCGCTTCGACGTCGAGCTGACGCTGGCCTCGCCGGAGAAGGCGAAGCGGCTGGGCCTGCGCGGCATGCGTGAGCGGGTGGCCCTGCTCGGAGGGGAGCTGGAGATCGAGTCGTCCCCGGGGCAGGGGACCACTCTGTACATTCGCCTTCCCGCTACCGGATCGAAGGAATGA
- a CDS encoding TerC family protein gives MDELWLWVAFNAFVLAMLALDLFVFHRHAHEVRTREAAGWTAFWVALALIFNYGVYRFMGAEVGLEFLTGYLIEKALSVDNIFVFVLIFSYFNVPLKYQHRVLFWGILGALVMRGTMIGAGAALIHRFHWIIYIFGAFLVITGVRMALQRDHAVEPESNPVLRLVRRFLPITRVYHGQSFFVRERVGGRLRRVATPLFVVLLLVETTDLIFAVDSIPAVFAITTDPFIVYTSNVFAILGLRALYFLLAGVIHRFHYLQLGLAVVLGFVGTKMLLVDVFPVPIGISLGVIATVLSISVVASLMFPRGPHESAPVHGDPLDSPRGPKPGASASVDSPPEAEPVAAPVEVVDKGGDEPA, from the coding sequence GTGGACGAGCTCTGGCTGTGGGTGGCGTTCAACGCCTTCGTGCTGGCGATGCTGGCGCTGGACCTGTTCGTGTTTCACCGCCACGCCCACGAGGTGAGAACCCGGGAAGCGGCTGGCTGGACGGCCTTCTGGGTGGCCCTCGCTCTGATCTTCAACTATGGGGTTTACCGCTTCATGGGAGCGGAGGTAGGGCTGGAGTTCCTCACCGGCTACCTCATCGAGAAGGCGCTCTCCGTCGACAACATCTTCGTCTTCGTCCTCATCTTCAGCTACTTCAACGTCCCGCTGAAGTACCAGCATCGCGTCCTCTTCTGGGGGATCCTGGGGGCGCTGGTGATGCGGGGGACGATGATCGGAGCGGGCGCGGCGCTGATCCACCGCTTCCACTGGATCATCTACATCTTCGGGGCCTTCCTGGTGATCACGGGCGTGCGGATGGCCCTGCAGCGGGATCACGCGGTGGAGCCGGAGAGCAACCCCGTACTACGCCTCGTGCGACGCTTCCTACCGATCACCCGGGTCTACCACGGCCAGAGCTTCTTCGTGCGGGAACGGGTCGGAGGGCGGTTGCGGCGGGTGGCGACGCCGCTCTTCGTCGTCCTCCTGCTGGTGGAGACGACTGATCTGATCTTCGCGGTGGACTCCATCCCGGCGGTGTTCGCCATCACCACCGATCCCTTCATCGTCTACACCAGCAACGTCTTCGCCATCCTGGGGTTGAGGGCCCTCTACTTTCTGCTGGCCGGGGTCATCCACCGCTTCCACTACCTGCAGTTGGGGCTGGCCGTGGTGCTCGGGTTCGTGGGGACGAAGATGCTGCTGGTCGACGTGTTCCCGGTGCCGATCGGCATCTCGCTTGGCGTGATCGCGACGGTGCTCTCGATCTCGGTGGTGGCCTCGCTGATGTTCCCGCGCGGTCCGCACGAGTCGGCGCCGGTGCACGGCGATCCCCTGGATTCGCCTCGAGGACCGAAGCCGGGCGCCAGCGCGTCGGTGGATTCACCTCCGGAGGCGGAACCGGTGGCCGCGCCGGTCGAGGTAGTGGACAAAGGCGGGGACGAACCGGCATAG
- a CDS encoding methanol/ethanol family PQQ-dependent dehydrogenase: protein MPRSATINPRILCLCAFVLSLGCGEGGPEAPAQRAAATRNPSASPASVPLDSTPPGEWRVPARDYASTRFAPLDQINRENVASLRPAWTFSTGVLRGHEAAPIVVGSTMYLVTPFPNYLYAIDLNQAGRVLWRYRPPLQRAAQGVACCDVVNRGAAYFDTKVFFNTLDNQTVAVDATTGQEVWRTRLGSINVGETITMAPLVVKGKVLVGNSGGEMGVRGWLTALDAQTGEVVWRAYSTGPDEDALIGPEFQPYYAQDRGEDLGVTTWPPDAWRQGGGTVWGWISYDSELDLVYYGTGNPGPWNPDQRPGANKWTAGIFARDPDTGAARWFYQFTPHDLHDYDAVNENILLDLTIGGAPRRVIVRPERNGYIYVLDRATGELISADPFVHINSSLGVDSVTGEYIPNPQKEPVLGKVVYDICPASPGAKDWQPSAFSPRTGLLYIPHNNLCMDVQSVEANYIAGTPYVGANVIMKPGPGGHRGEFTAWDPVARRPVWKIREHFPTWSGALATAGDLVFYGTMDGWFKAVDALSGDLLWSFKTESGIIGQPISYLGPDGKQFVAILSGVGGWSGAIVAAGLSPEDSTAALGFVGAMGDLPQHTQRGGTLYVFSLP from the coding sequence ATGCCCCGGAGCGCTACGATCAATCCCAGGATCCTCTGTCTCTGCGCTTTCGTCCTCTCCCTCGGGTGCGGAGAGGGCGGGCCGGAGGCACCAGCGCAGCGGGCCGCGGCGACGCGGAATCCCTCCGCCAGCCCGGCTTCCGTTCCCCTGGATTCCACGCCCCCCGGCGAGTGGCGCGTCCCCGCCCGTGACTACGCCAGCACCCGCTTCGCTCCTCTCGACCAGATCAATCGCGAGAACGTCGCCTCCCTGCGTCCGGCCTGGACGTTCTCGACCGGAGTGCTCCGCGGCCACGAGGCGGCACCTATCGTGGTCGGCAGCACGATGTACCTCGTCACTCCCTTCCCGAACTACCTGTACGCCATAGACCTGAATCAAGCAGGGCGCGTGTTGTGGAGATATCGACCTCCCCTGCAGCGCGCTGCTCAGGGGGTGGCGTGCTGCGACGTGGTGAATCGGGGCGCAGCGTATTTCGACACGAAGGTGTTCTTCAACACCCTGGACAATCAGACGGTAGCCGTCGACGCGACGACGGGACAGGAGGTGTGGAGGACGCGCCTGGGCAGCATCAACGTCGGCGAGACCATCACCATGGCGCCGCTGGTGGTGAAGGGAAAGGTCCTGGTCGGCAACAGCGGTGGAGAGATGGGCGTGCGCGGCTGGCTCACCGCCCTCGACGCGCAAACGGGTGAGGTGGTGTGGCGGGCGTACAGTACAGGACCGGACGAGGACGCGCTGATCGGCCCGGAGTTCCAGCCCTACTACGCCCAGGATCGCGGGGAGGACCTCGGTGTCACCACCTGGCCGCCCGATGCCTGGCGACAGGGCGGGGGAACGGTCTGGGGGTGGATCTCCTACGACTCCGAGCTCGACCTCGTCTATTACGGAACCGGCAACCCCGGACCATGGAACCCCGACCAACGCCCGGGAGCCAATAAGTGGACGGCTGGAATCTTCGCCCGCGACCCGGACACCGGGGCGGCGCGCTGGTTCTATCAGTTCACCCCGCACGACCTGCACGACTACGACGCCGTCAACGAGAATATCCTACTCGACCTGACGATCGGTGGCGCTCCCCGCCGCGTCATCGTTCGACCCGAGCGCAACGGCTACATCTACGTGCTCGACCGGGCGACGGGCGAGCTGATCTCCGCGGACCCCTTTGTCCACATCAACTCGTCGCTCGGGGTGGATTCGGTCACCGGCGAGTACATCCCCAACCCCCAAAAGGAGCCAGTTCTCGGAAAGGTCGTTTACGACATCTGCCCCGCGTCGCCGGGTGCGAAGGATTGGCAACCCTCCGCCTTCTCGCCGCGCACCGGTCTGCTCTACATCCCGCACAACAATCTCTGCATGGATGTGCAGAGCGTCGAGGCGAACTACATCGCCGGCACCCCATACGTCGGCGCCAACGTGATCATGAAGCCCGGACCCGGAGGGCATCGGGGCGAGTTCACCGCCTGGGATCCGGTCGCGCGGAGGCCGGTCTGGAAGATCCGCGAGCACTTTCCCACATGGAGCGGTGCGTTGGCGACGGCCGGCGATCTCGTCTTCTACGGTACTATGGACGGCTGGTTCAAGGCCGTCGATGCGCTCTCCGGCGACCTCCTCTGGAGCTTCAAGACCGAATCGGGGATCATCGGTCAGCCGATCTCCTATCTCGGACCCGACGGCAAGCAGTTCGTGGCGATCCTCTCGGGGGTCGGCGGCTGGTCCGGCGCGATCGTCGCCGCGGGGCTCAGCCCCGAAGACTCCACCGCGGCGCTCGGGTTCGTGGGCGCGATGGGCGACCTCCCCCAGCATACGCAGCGCGGGGGAACCCTCTACGTCTTCTCCCTGCCGTGA